In Oreochromis niloticus isolate F11D_XX linkage group LG12, O_niloticus_UMD_NMBU, whole genome shotgun sequence, the DNA window AGACAtcccagagatgctgtatgTTTCCCAGTGGAACAGTCCAACAGGCCCTGAGCTTTACAGGGCAAGGCTGATCGTTTTAACCGTAGACCCgatgactttatttttctcagtgtaTGTGATGACAGGGAAAGTCTTGTTGGTGCCAGAGGGGTTGAAAACTGGAGGTTAAATCCTTACCCTCTGAGCATAGAAGAGCGCACTACATGGTTTAAGgatatgggttttttttatacagtggcataaatatgtgtgtgtgtatctatgcAACAAAATATAACATCTTTTTATTGTTCCCATTTTCAGAGCGAGACATGCAAGCGTGGGACCTCTCAGACTCGCCAGACTTCCCACCTCCACCAGCGTTGCTAATCCAgactccaccacctcctccccctTCTCCACAGATGCTGCAGGATCCTACAGGATCAGGTCTGTGTGAGGAAACCGTTATCGACATCAAGCTTGCAACCCATCACTTGGTGATGTTGGCATTAAACGCCTTTCTACAGGAAACATGCTACGGATGTCGAACAGCGCATCCCAGTCAGGTGCAACACAGCTGTTTGCTCGAACTGCCCGAGTATTACTTTGACATCTACTACAACGATGTGATGCTGAGGCTCAAGACATTCCGATTCATCCCCGCCATACGCCTGTTTGTACGCGCATACACAAACGATGGGACTAAAACACAATTCAGCAGGATTGCAGAACACATCATGACTGAACTGAGATCATCACAACATATAGTATGTGCAATTAACGACAATATTGCACAGCTGCTAGAAGCAAGTCGTTATGCCCGTCGTGTTAAACCAGCCATGCTTCGCATGATTGGTAACTACTGGGTTGGGAGACACCTGGTTTAATGTATGCTGTTGAGTATtcattgtctgtgtgaatgaaataaaaagacatgtTAACACCAACATCTTAGTCATTTGTGGTCGACTTTGCTTATACaatagagaaaagcaacaatacagcgtgtttctctgctccaagacatcggtgggcctttcacacggtaagcatgtctgttatacccagcgcataaatgtctgtatgtcacTGCTGATTgtacaaaccctgtttaaaatgtgacacatatgttgtccgaaaacaaatcctctaaatttgcaaagttactgatttaaaaatatatttttgaatttttagttgcatgacaaacatacgagag includes these proteins:
- the LOC109204418 gene encoding uncharacterized protein LOC109204418; the encoded protein is MTSASTMTNSQNIVQATAALERDMQAWDLSDSPDFPPPPALLIQTPPPPPPSPQMLQDPTGSGLCEETVIDIKLATHHLVMLALNAFLQETCYGCRTAHPSQVQHSCLLELPEYYFDIYYNDVMLRLKTFRFIPAIRLFVRAYTNDGTKTQFSRIAEHIMTELRSSQHIVCAINDNIAQLLEASRYARRVKPAMLRMIGNYWVGRHLV